The segment TCAATCACATGCCCATCAGCAGCCACTGCACGATACTCGACTCTAAATTCTCCAGTTTTATCGATTGTTTTTAGCGCTTTAGTAAGCGTTGGACCAGCAACTAAAACCTTACCTTGGCTTACATCATTATTGGTGGAGTCAAAAACCTTTATTGAATTCGAATCTCCAATAGCAATCAACTCTTCTGCAAAGGTGATAGTCGCTTCTGGTGGAAGCGAATTAATCACTGATTCACTCTGAGGAATTGAGTTAACTAGCACTGTGTGCGCTGGCGCTGGAGATGCCAAAAATGCAAGGAAAATGGCTCCCGCTAAAGCGATAATCTGTCGTAAGCGCATGGATCAATTCTACTTCGCATAAACTTTATTAATCCTTCTAAGCGCGATAACCTAGCGCTATTCAAAGTGATCTTCACCGCTTTTAGGAGGGCCCCATGGCTGATAGCAGTTTCGATGTAGTTTCAAAGATTGATCGTATGGAGCTTGATAACGCGATCAACCAAGCGATCCGCGAGATTGACACGCGCTTTGATTTTAAAAATACCGGCGCAAAAATTGAAATGGCCGGCGAAAAGATAAATATTGAAGCTGATACCGAAGAACGCGCTAAGGCAACTCTCGACGTCATCAAAGATAAAATGATTAAGCGCGGGGTTTCACTTAAGCATATTGATCCAGGCGAGCCACAACTTTCTGGAAAGATCTACAAGATCTCTTGCCCGCTTAAAGAAGGTATCTCTACAGAGAATGCAAAGAAGATCGCTAAGTTTTTACGTGATGAGGGTCCAAAGTCAGTTAAATCTCAGATCCAAGGTGATGAACTACGCGTCACTAGTAAGAGCCGTGACGACCTGCAAGCCACGATGGCGATGATCAAAGAAGGTAAGTGGGAGTTCGCAGTTCAATTTGTGAATTTCCGTTAATTGAAAAAGCAGAAGCTTGGCCTCATATATGGGGTTAGCGCATATGTCTTGTGGGGAATGTTTCCTCTCTATTG is part of the Candidatus Planktophila lacus genome and harbors:
- a CDS encoding copper resistance CopC family protein; the encoded protein is MRLRQIIALAGAIFLAFLASPAPAHTVLVNSIPQSESVINSLPPEATITFAEELIAIGDSNSIKVFDSTNNDVSQGKVLVAGPTLTKALKTIDKTGEFRVEYRAVAADGHVIEGEFTFTVEASSVTTSEIKSEPITTSPSPSGNKISIYLILSATAIVGGLLILIFIWKKRAK
- a CDS encoding YajQ family cyclic di-GMP-binding protein: MADSSFDVVSKIDRMELDNAINQAIREIDTRFDFKNTGAKIEMAGEKINIEADTEERAKATLDVIKDKMIKRGVSLKHIDPGEPQLSGKIYKISCPLKEGISTENAKKIAKFLRDEGPKSVKSQIQGDELRVTSKSRDDLQATMAMIKEGKWEFAVQFVNFR